One Bacteroidia bacterium genomic region harbors:
- a CDS encoding DUF4197 domain-containing protein, which translates to MKTIAFLWMLIAPFWVSAQWGNVINQVKDRVNGSKSVSGLSEQEVINGLKEALKVSTNKSAESASKIDGFLKNPAIFIPLPPELARVKGQLDRMGFSSQTAEAEKLLNRAAEDAAKKAAPIFIDAITKLTLKDAKNILLGNERAATDYLMGSTTPALVQAFAPIIAQSLDKVGANRTWNTLTTSYNKIPFVTKINTNLTDYTTQLAIKGVFTLMAVEESKIRKDPAARINDILKKVFGAVK; encoded by the coding sequence ATGAAAACTATTGCTTTTCTATGGATGCTAATCGCCCCCTTTTGGGTTTCTGCCCAGTGGGGAAACGTAATTAACCAAGTAAAAGACCGTGTAAACGGGTCTAAATCTGTTTCAGGGCTTAGTGAGCAAGAAGTCATAAATGGCTTAAAAGAAGCCTTAAAAGTAAGCACAAATAAATCTGCCGAAAGTGCCAGCAAAATAGATGGTTTTTTAAAAAATCCAGCTATCTTTATTCCGTTACCGCCTGAGTTAGCGCGAGTTAAAGGTCAGTTAGATAGAATGGGTTTTAGCAGCCAAACCGCTGAAGCCGAAAAGTTATTGAATCGGGCTGCCGAAGATGCCGCTAAAAAAGCCGCACCTATTTTTATTGACGCAATCACAAAACTCACCTTAAAAGATGCAAAAAATATTTTATTAGGAAACGAGCGCGCAGCTACTGATTACCTTATGGGATCAACCACTCCGGCTTTGGTTCAGGCTTTCGCTCCCATTATTGCACAGTCGTTGGATAAGGTAGGGGCAAATAGAACATGGAACACCCTTACAACGTCTTACAACAAAATTCCATTTGTTACCAAAATCAACACTAACCTAACTGATTACACCACCCAGTTAGCTATCAAAGGCGTTTTTACGCTAATGGCCGTAGAAGAATCCAAAATCAGGAAAGACCCTGCTGCCCGAATTAATGATATTTTGAAAAAAGTTTTTGGGGCCGTCAAATAG
- the guaB gene encoding IMP dehydrogenase, with the protein MKERTIQVGLTYDDVLLVPSYSEILPRETDIKTMLTRDISLNIPLISSAMDTVTEYRMAIAMASAGGIGVIHKNMSIEKQAAQVRRVKREESGMISDPITLAPQDTLQTAMQIMSEHKVGGIPVVDNEHKLVGIITNRDLRFEVADNRPISQIMTTENLITVPIGTTLTQAEDILKTYRIEKLPVIDKNGKLSGLITYRDIIKRKHYPSASKDSLGRLLVGAAVGVSNDTFARIEALLKAGADVITIDTAHAHSKGVLIMVQEIKKKYKDIQLIVGNVATKSGSKAAIEAGADAVKVGIGPGSICTTRVVAGIGVPQLTAVMEAVKGTENSGIPIIADGGIKHTGDLPKAFAVGASTVMIGNLLAGTDESPGETILMEGRKFKSYRGMGSIEAMEAGSKDRYFQDVEEDIKKLVPEGIVGRVPFKGSVAEVLHQFIGGLRAGMGYCGAKKLTDLQNNELVQISWAGFKESHPHSIQITKESPNYSQS; encoded by the coding sequence ATGAAAGAGAGAACAATTCAGGTAGGCTTAACCTATGATGATGTGTTATTAGTACCTTCTTATTCTGAGATTTTGCCCCGCGAAACAGACATAAAGACGATGCTGACGCGAGATATTTCGCTAAATATTCCCTTAATATCATCTGCTATGGATACTGTTACAGAATATCGGATGGCTATTGCGATGGCATCTGCGGGAGGTATTGGTGTCATTCACAAAAACATGAGTATAGAGAAACAGGCAGCTCAGGTTCGGCGAGTTAAGCGGGAAGAAAGCGGCATGATAAGCGACCCAATTACATTAGCTCCCCAAGATACGCTGCAAACGGCTATGCAAATTATGTCTGAACATAAAGTAGGCGGAATCCCAGTGGTGGACAATGAACACAAACTTGTGGGAATCATCACCAACAGAGACTTGCGATTTGAAGTAGCAGATAATAGACCGATTTCTCAAATCATGACCACAGAAAACTTAATTACAGTTCCTATTGGAACAACTTTAACCCAAGCCGAAGATATTTTAAAAACATATAGAATTGAAAAACTGCCGGTTATTGATAAAAATGGAAAACTATCCGGTTTAATAACCTATCGAGATATTATTAAACGAAAGCATTATCCTTCGGCTTCAAAGGACAGTTTAGGCAGATTATTGGTTGGGGCTGCTGTTGGCGTTAGTAATGATACATTTGCACGGATAGAGGCATTACTGAAAGCCGGTGCTGATGTGATTACCATAGATACAGCTCATGCTCACTCTAAGGGAGTTTTGATAATGGTACAGGAAATTAAAAAGAAATATAAAGATATTCAGTTAATTGTGGGAAATGTGGCTACAAAATCCGGTTCTAAGGCGGCTATTGAGGCTGGCGCAGATGCCGTGAAGGTTGGTATTGGGCCGGGAAGTATCTGCACAACCCGAGTGGTTGCCGGTATTGGAGTTCCACAACTTACTGCCGTCATGGAAGCTGTAAAAGGTACAGAAAATTCAGGAATCCCAATCATCGCAGATGGCGGCATTAAACACACAGGAGATCTACCCAAAGCCTTTGCCGTAGGAGCTTCAACAGTAATGATTGGTAACTTGCTCGCAGGAACAGATGAAAGCCCCGGCGAAACCATTTTAATGGAAGGCAGAAAATTTAAGTCTTATCGCGGAATGGGATCCATAGAAGCAATGGAAGCTGGCAGTAAAGACCGTTATTTTCAAGATGTTGAAGAAGATATTAAAAAACTTGTCCCGGAAGGTATTGTCGGAAGAGTTCCCTTCAAAGGAAGTGTAGCGGAAGTATTACACCAATTTATCGGAGGATTACGTGCCGGAATGGGATACTGTGGTGCTAAAAAACTGACCGACCTTCAAAATAATGAACTTGTCCAAATATCATGGGCAGGATTTAAGGAAAGCCACCCGCACTCTATCCAAATTACCAAAGAATCACCAAATTATTCTCAATCATAA
- the queA gene encoding tRNA preQ1(34) S-adenosylmethionine ribosyltransferase-isomerase QueA has translation MKLSDFDYPVPNELIAQYPLEKRDESRLMVIHRKTKEIEHKTFRDILGYFEDGDLLVLNDTKVFPARLFGSKEKTGALIDVFLLRELNKDSKLWDVVVDPARKIRVGNKLYFGDGNLVAEVVDNTTARGRTIRFLFDGNEEQFLNKINLLGHTPLPRYITRDPEPSDLTAYQTVYAESKGSVTAPYAGFHFTKELLKRLELQGVEQVYITLQTGMSIFRDVEVEDLSKHKMDSEHFRIPEATVEMVNKAKQKRKKICAVGSTVMRTLESSVSASKTLKPNANWTDKFIFPPYDFNIANAFLTNFQPPRSTMAMMVAAFLGYDFFLKVYKEAVNEKYRFYCYGDAMLIL, from the coding sequence ATGAAATTATCAGACTTTGACTATCCTGTTCCAAACGAACTAATTGCTCAATATCCATTAGAAAAACGTGATGAATCACGTTTAATGGTCATCCACCGAAAGACAAAAGAAATTGAGCATAAAACTTTTCGGGATATTTTAGGCTACTTTGAGGATGGGGATTTGTTAGTTTTAAATGATACAAAAGTTTTTCCGGCGAGGCTTTTCGGCAGTAAAGAAAAAACAGGTGCCCTGATTGATGTCTTTTTACTGCGAGAGCTAAATAAAGACAGTAAATTATGGGACGTAGTGGTAGATCCGGCACGTAAAATTCGAGTTGGCAATAAATTGTATTTTGGAGATGGAAACTTAGTAGCCGAAGTTGTAGATAACACAACGGCCAGAGGTAGAACCATTCGCTTCCTATTTGACGGAAACGAAGAGCAGTTTCTAAACAAGATTAACTTGTTGGGGCACACTCCTTTGCCAAGATACATTACACGAGATCCAGAACCCTCAGACCTAACTGCGTATCAAACGGTATATGCAGAGTCAAAGGGGTCAGTAACAGCTCCCTATGCCGGATTCCATTTTACCAAAGAACTTTTAAAACGCTTAGAACTACAAGGTGTTGAGCAGGTTTATATTACACTTCAAACTGGAATGTCTATCTTTAGGGACGTAGAAGTTGAAGATCTCTCTAAACATAAGATGGATTCTGAACATTTTAGAATCCCGGAAGCTACCGTAGAAATGGTTAATAAAGCAAAACAAAAGCGTAAGAAAATTTGTGCCGTAGGCTCAACGGTGATGCGTACCTTAGAATCCTCTGTTTCTGCCAGCAAAACATTAAAACCGAACGCTAACTGGACGGATAAGTTTATTTTTCCTCCGTATGATTTTAACATTGCCAACGCTTTTTTGACAAATTTTCAGCCCCCTCGCTCCACAATGGCTATGATGGTAGCTGCTTTTTTGGGTTATGATTTTTTCTTAAAGGTTTACAAAGAAGCCGTTAATGAAAAATACCGATTCTATTGCTACGGAGATGCGATGCTAATTTTGTGA
- a CDS encoding SusD/RagB family nutrient-binding outer membrane lipoprotein produces MKNIIFLIILTVILLPSCKFTEDKNVSPNSPTKVTESLLLTNSEITLYSLYGSNLARMGALWTQQVGVSDGSSQFVGYDVYTIDETVAENEWTTIYSDAIKDLDDLIDMATSKGDPYYIGMAKVLKAMALGIATDTWGDVPCSQAAKGLEFINPKYDPQQAVYQDIIRFLKEAIVHFEAAEADNVLLPGSDDVVFGGDVAKWTAAARMLIVRYENHLSKKDPTGSASKVLAQIDLLGTDLSASNDMIANFGTNASNANFWYQFESQRGYLAANSFMANLLDSLSDPRVDVYYDVERDTATGAVIAADPGDANPGASRIGSFFLQPNSPMPLVTAYETFFNEAEAALRAGNAARAATAYSNGIQASLSAVGVTGSAAANYLTAQARNASTITIKDIMLQKYIAMYLHIETWTDYRRTGYPQITPSVTSRAVPRRLPTTQAERLNNQNAVVISNPKTPVWWDL; encoded by the coding sequence ATGAAAAATATCATATTTCTAATAATCCTAACCGTAATACTCTTACCCAGTTGTAAGTTCACGGAGGATAAAAATGTGTCTCCAAACAGTCCGACCAAAGTTACAGAATCGCTATTACTAACCAATAGTGAAATTACCTTGTACTCACTTTATGGAAGCAACTTAGCCAGAATGGGTGCATTATGGACACAACAAGTAGGCGTATCAGACGGATCTTCACAATTTGTTGGTTATGACGTATATACAATAGATGAAACAGTTGCCGAAAATGAATGGACTACTATTTATTCTGACGCAATTAAAGACTTAGATGACTTGATTGATATGGCTACTTCCAAAGGAGATCCCTATTATATTGGTATGGCTAAGGTTCTTAAAGCAATGGCTTTGGGTATAGCTACTGACACTTGGGGCGATGTTCCATGCTCCCAAGCTGCTAAGGGTTTAGAGTTCATAAATCCTAAATATGACCCACAGCAAGCTGTTTATCAGGATATTATCCGTTTTCTAAAAGAAGCAATAGTTCATTTTGAAGCTGCCGAAGCCGATAATGTACTTTTGCCCGGCTCTGATGATGTTGTTTTTGGAGGCGATGTAGCCAAATGGACAGCCGCTGCCCGTATGCTCATTGTTCGCTATGAAAATCATCTATCCAAAAAAGATCCGACAGGCTCAGCCAGTAAAGTTTTAGCTCAAATAGATTTATTGGGTACAGACTTGAGTGCATCTAATGATATGATAGCTAACTTTGGTACCAATGCTTCTAATGCTAATTTCTGGTATCAATTTGAGTCTCAGCGTGGTTATTTAGCTGCGAATAGCTTTATGGCTAATTTATTAGATAGCCTTTCAGACCCACGTGTAGATGTTTACTATGATGTGGAGCGTGATACTGCTACCGGTGCTGTTATAGCAGCAGATCCGGGAGATGCTAACCCAGGTGCAAGCCGTATTGGAAGTTTCTTCTTACAGCCAAATTCTCCGATGCCGTTAGTTACTGCTTATGAGACTTTCTTCAACGAGGCAGAGGCTGCACTGCGTGCCGGAAACGCTGCTCGTGCCGCAACAGCATATAGCAATGGCATACAGGCAAGTTTATCGGCAGTAGGCGTTACCGGCTCTGCCGCCGCAAATTACTTGACAGCCCAAGCCCGTAATGCCTCCACAATCACAATAAAAGATATTATGCTGCAAAAATATATCGCCATGTATCTACATATAGAAACATGGACAGATTACAGAAGAACGGGTTATCCGCAAATTACTCCAAGTGTAACGAGTAGAGCCGTTCCGCGCCGCCTTCCTACAACCCAAGCAGAACGCTTGAATAATCAAAACGCAGTGGTTATATCTAACCCCAAAACTCCCGTCTGGTGGGATCTGTAA
- a CDS encoding T9SS type A sorting domain-containing protein, whose translation MKGMKLFFTIGLLAFGFTCTYAQKSPVLQNATFKELVSAPMIPSGGIHKTQVDSALINFPDSMTYMVYLASGYGFLFGHNNFESLGLSPRMAEKYNTNASQVGANMYVKSIVTYNYGYLSGTTNDSVNYRVFTVSPVTYTPEIALGGKKIAYNDLAVEFIPGVSTLNDVANFANLTTPIAVDDSFFVTFELMNFNSADTLSLWSKRFGARPATDGYGRNCVVYNNNWVDYLDINASIETSLAIVPVVDFTTSNPNLYVAKNDLKLYPAFPNPSADHTTIKFDLANAGNLEIAVYDVNGRIVSKQLLNNLSSGEHTHTIDTHTFAPGSYNYIISSEAAYLGGSFIVSQ comes from the coding sequence ATGAAAGGAATGAAATTATTCTTTACAATTGGCTTATTAGCCTTTGGCTTTACTTGCACTTATGCACAGAAGTCCCCCGTTTTGCAGAATGCTACATTTAAAGAGTTAGTATCCGCCCCGATGATTCCGTCAGGAGGGATACACAAAACCCAAGTAGATTCTGCGTTAATAAACTTCCCTGATAGTATGACTTATATGGTTTATTTGGCATCAGGATACGGCTTTTTGTTTGGTCACAATAACTTTGAATCTTTAGGATTAAGCCCAAGAATGGCAGAAAAATACAACACAAATGCTTCACAAGTAGGAGCTAATATGTATGTAAAAAGTATTGTTACATACAATTATGGCTACCTTAGCGGTACTACTAATGATAGTGTAAATTATCGTGTATTTACAGTAAGTCCCGTAACCTATACACCAGAAATTGCGTTAGGTGGAAAGAAAATTGCCTATAATGATTTAGCCGTAGAATTTATCCCGGGTGTTTCTACCTTAAATGATGTTGCTAATTTTGCAAATCTTACAACCCCAATAGCTGTTGATGATTCTTTCTTTGTAACCTTTGAGTTAATGAACTTTAATAGTGCAGATACGTTAAGCCTTTGGTCAAAAAGATTCGGAGCACGCCCCGCAACAGACGGATACGGACGTAACTGTGTAGTTTACAATAATAACTGGGTTGATTATCTCGATATTAATGCCTCTATTGAGACTTCATTAGCAATCGTTCCGGTCGTTGATTTTACTACCAGCAACCCAAATTTGTATGTTGCCAAAAATGATTTAAAATTATACCCGGCTTTCCCAAATCCTTCAGCAGACCACACAACTATAAAATTCGACTTAGCAAACGCCGGTAATTTAGAAATTGCTGTTTATGATGTTAATGGAAGAATTGTTTCTAAGCAGTTATTAAATAACTTATCATCTGGTGAGCATACCCATACAATTGATACTCATACCTTTGCACCGGGAAGCTATAACTACATCATTAGCTCAGAAGCTGCTTATTTAGGTGGAAGTTTTATTGTTTCCCAATAA
- a CDS encoding ATP-binding cassette domain-containing protein, producing MITNKIELNSVSKTFGTKQVLSKVSLLIKPNERWAIVGRSGEGKSVLLRIMIGLTPADSGDIQIDGVKVLPLNTKSGITIAQKIGFVFQQAALFDSMTVLENITIRLAEENTYDESMRYQIALRLLAEVGLDSSIIHRYPAELSGGMRKRVGIARAIAHQPNLLLCDEPTSGLDPVTAKAIDTLILELSQKQKLTTILVTHFIQSIRTVATHVAHLYQGKFIFCGNTSDYWGHPHPEIQQFVQHSY from the coding sequence GTGATTACCAATAAAATAGAGCTAAATTCCGTCTCAAAGACTTTTGGTACAAAGCAGGTTCTATCAAAAGTTTCTTTGCTGATAAAACCGAATGAGCGTTGGGCTATAGTCGGGCGAAGCGGTGAAGGAAAATCTGTTTTACTGAGAATTATGATTGGCCTAACGCCGGCAGATTCCGGCGATATACAAATAGACGGGGTAAAAGTACTACCATTAAACACAAAATCTGGAATTACGATTGCCCAAAAAATTGGTTTTGTCTTTCAGCAAGCTGCTTTATTTGACTCTATGACTGTGTTGGAAAACATCACCATTCGCTTAGCCGAAGAAAATACTTACGATGAATCAATGCGTTATCAGATAGCACTTCGTTTGTTAGCAGAAGTTGGCTTAGATAGTTCTATCATTCACCGGTATCCGGCAGAGCTTTCCGGTGGGATGCGTAAGCGGGTGGGAATAGCCCGTGCAATTGCGCATCAGCCAAATTTACTGCTATGCGATGAACCTACCAGCGGCTTAGACCCCGTTACAGCAAAAGCTATAGACACCTTGATCCTTGAATTATCCCAAAAACAGAAACTAACAACCATTTTAGTTACACATTTTATCCAATCCATTCGTACCGTAGCTACTCATGTAGCACATTTATATCAAGGAAAATTTATTTTTTGTGGTAATACCTCTGATTATTGGGGGCATCCACATCCGGAAATACAGCAATTTGTCCAACACAGTTATTAA
- a CDS encoding SusC/RagA family TonB-linked outer membrane protein: protein MKRKFLLFVLVGFYFVVNAQPDIRNKGNKGNKGTTKPEKENTTTPKAEKALTLVSGKVTQEGTNEALIGASVSLVDKGSGGVVGGAYTNASGEFNLMADLSKSLQLKVSYVGMKSVLLELTSGNTKDLAITMTEDVLGLEEVVITSFGQAEKKAKLGYSVQDISGDAVVKSGEVNLVNGLSAKVAGVQTISSAGVPGASSKILLRGASSINGDNQPLFVIDGVPMDNSTMDGGDADDPYNSLLSNTTYSNRAIDINPDDIESITVLKGPAAAALYGTRAGYGAIVITTKKGAHGKMKVEVGTTWGFDHYNRLIETQNIFSQGSGNRYNPRASTSYGARIDTLKINGQPAKAYDNIKNFFRTGTTMTNNISLSGGNDNSGFRVSFGQTEQTGIVPNTDFHRYTVRVTGESKLSDKLSINGTANYINSGGLSAQNGSNLSGVMLGLMRSPASFDLSNGYENTDGSQRTYYAVYDNPYWTVHKNTYRSNVNRMLGNVSAKYMFAPWIDLTYRVGTDFYSDNRKGIKAIGSNDFEQGKITQDVLNHREIYSDVLLSLRKSFTEKIFGSVTFANNINQRSTNRTYARGEGLTIPDFNNISNGSTFYASNSETMIRTAAFWMDANVEYNNMVFFNVKGRNEYSSTFGQNKGYFFPSVNLAFAFTELAPLKDNKILSYGKVRVAYSQAGHEPFPYATRSYYTTKTYGDGFVSGISSPFLGNNAFTNSDLLGNPNLKPERISSVEFGGEFKLLKNRISLDVTYYSQVTTDMLVYVQLAPSSGYRDQLQNAGKMQNKGWEIMLGARPVQLKNFIWDADINFTRNKNEVKELIKGVDKMEVETGFGDPGAFAAVGQPYGMLYGTAYRRDASGNIVVDADGLPIKDEQLKAIANPYPKFLLGFRNTFTIFKDFTVSALLDYRKGGSVWNGTLGRLIFQGTAKITEDRADSFIFNGVTETGEPNNVKVSRMDYYRYSYNTVGGPSEAFIQDATWVRLRELSFAYNLKLDTKWIRGVEFSLTGRNLLLYTPNYKGNDPETSLTGAGSNIVGFEYFNMPNSRSFLVGAKFKF, encoded by the coding sequence ATGAAAAGAAAGTTTTTGCTATTTGTGCTGGTAGGGTTTTACTTTGTTGTAAATGCGCAGCCCGACATCAGAAATAAGGGCAACAAAGGCAACAAGGGAACCACCAAGCCGGAAAAGGAGAACACAACTACGCCAAAGGCCGAAAAAGCCCTTACGTTGGTTAGTGGAAAAGTAACCCAAGAGGGTACAAATGAAGCCCTAATCGGGGCGTCTGTTAGCCTAGTTGATAAAGGCAGCGGAGGTGTTGTTGGCGGTGCCTACACAAATGCCTCCGGAGAGTTTAACCTGATGGCTGATTTATCAAAATCATTACAGTTGAAAGTCAGCTATGTAGGAATGAAGTCTGTGTTATTAGAGCTTACCAGCGGTAATACCAAAGACTTAGCGATAACAATGACCGAAGACGTATTGGGCTTAGAAGAGGTAGTTATCACTTCTTTTGGCCAAGCTGAGAAGAAAGCAAAATTGGGATACTCTGTTCAAGATATATCCGGTGATGCTGTGGTAAAATCCGGTGAAGTAAATTTGGTAAATGGTCTTTCTGCAAAAGTTGCCGGAGTTCAAACGATTTCATCCGCCGGCGTACCGGGAGCTTCTTCCAAGATACTTCTTAGAGGGGCAAGTTCTATTAATGGAGATAACCAACCCCTATTCGTCATTGACGGGGTTCCTATGGATAACTCCACTATGGACGGTGGGGATGCAGATGACCCCTATAACTCCCTACTATCTAATACTACCTACTCTAACCGTGCTATTGACATTAACCCCGACGATATCGAAAGTATCACCGTTTTGAAAGGACCTGCTGCGGCAGCTCTTTATGGAACCCGCGCCGGTTATGGTGCTATCGTCATCACTACCAAAAAAGGCGCTCATGGCAAAATGAAAGTAGAAGTAGGAACCACCTGGGGCTTTGACCACTATAACCGCTTGATTGAAACCCAAAATATATTTTCACAAGGTAGCGGAAATCGCTACAACCCACGTGCTTCAACGTCTTATGGTGCTCGTATTGATACACTCAAAATTAATGGACAGCCGGCCAAAGCCTATGACAATATAAAAAACTTTTTCCGCACCGGAACCACAATGACCAATAACATCAGCCTTTCCGGCGGTAATGATAACTCAGGATTCCGGGTTTCTTTTGGCCAAACAGAGCAAACCGGTATCGTTCCGAATACTGATTTTCACCGTTATACAGTTCGGGTTACCGGAGAAAGCAAACTCTCTGATAAACTTTCTATTAATGGAACGGCTAACTATATTAATTCAGGAGGTTTATCTGCCCAGAATGGCTCTAATCTCTCCGGTGTAATGCTGGGTTTAATGCGCTCCCCTGCTTCTTTTGACCTCAGTAACGGTTACGAAAATACCGATGGCTCCCAACGGACTTACTATGCCGTGTATGATAATCCTTATTGGACAGTTCATAAAAACACCTATCGCAGTAACGTTAATCGTATGCTGGGAAATGTTTCTGCTAAATATATGTTTGCCCCTTGGATTGACCTAACCTACCGTGTAGGAACAGATTTTTACTCTGACAACCGTAAGGGAATTAAGGCTATTGGCTCTAATGACTTTGAACAAGGAAAAATCACCCAAGACGTACTAAACCACCGAGAAATTTACTCTGACGTGTTGTTGAGTTTGCGGAAGTCATTTACCGAAAAGATATTTGGCAGCGTTACTTTTGCCAATAACATCAATCAACGTTCAACCAATCGTACGTATGCACGCGGAGAAGGACTTACAATACCTGACTTTAACAACATCAGCAACGGTTCTACTTTTTACGCTTCAAATTCAGAAACAATGATTCGCACCGCCGCTTTCTGGATGGATGCTAATGTAGAATATAACAACATGGTATTTTTCAACGTAAAAGGACGGAATGAATATTCCTCTACCTTTGGCCAAAACAAAGGATACTTCTTTCCTTCGGTAAACTTAGCTTTTGCCTTTACGGAATTAGCTCCCCTAAAAGATAACAAAATACTTTCCTATGGTAAAGTGAGAGTTGCTTATTCGCAGGCCGGTCATGAGCCTTTTCCGTATGCAACCCGCAGCTACTATACCACCAAAACCTATGGAGACGGCTTCGTTAGTGGTATTAGCAGCCCATTTTTGGGAAATAATGCATTCACAAACTCAGATTTACTTGGAAATCCAAACCTAAAACCTGAAAGAATCAGTAGTGTTGAATTTGGCGGTGAATTTAAGCTACTGAAAAATAGAATCTCTTTAGATGTTACTTATTATTCACAAGTTACTACCGATATGTTGGTTTATGTTCAGTTAGCACCTTCATCAGGCTATCGTGACCAGCTACAAAATGCCGGAAAAATGCAAAATAAAGGTTGGGAAATTATGTTAGGTGCCCGCCCAGTTCAATTAAAGAATTTTATTTGGGATGCTGACATCAACTTTACCCGAAACAAGAACGAGGTAAAAGAACTTATCAAAGGAGTAGATAAAATGGAGGTAGAAACTGGCTTTGGAGACCCCGGTGCCTTTGCTGCCGTTGGCCAACCTTATGGGATGCTATACGGAACTGCTTACCGCAGAGATGCTTCCGGAAACATTGTAGTTGATGCAGACGGACTTCCAATCAAAGACGAACAGTTAAAAGCTATCGCTAATCCGTATCCAAAGTTCTTATTAGGTTTCCGTAATACGTTTACTATCTTCAAAGATTTTACCGTATCAGCATTATTGGATTACCGAAAAGGCGGCTCTGTTTGGAATGGTACATTAGGTCGTTTAATTTTCCAAGGAACTGCTAAGATAACCGAAGACCGTGCCGATTCCTTTATTTTTAATGGCGTTACAGAAACAGGTGAACCTAATAACGTAAAAGTTTCTCGCATGGATTACTACCGTTATAGCTATAACACCGTTGGCGGCCCCAGTGAAGCCTTTATCCAAGATGCTACTTGGGTGCGCTTACGTGAGTTATCTTTTGCCTACAACCTTAAATTAGATACAAAATGGATTCGTGGAGTAGAATTTTCACTCACCGGACGCAATCTACTGCTATACACACCAAACTACAAAGGTAATGACCCAGAAACAAGCTTAACGGGAGCCGGATCTAACATTGTAGGTTTTGAATACTTTAATATGCCTAATTCACGCTCTTTCTTAGTTGGTGCTAAATTCAAATTTTAA